A segment of the Verrucomicrobiia bacterium genome:
GCTGCATCGAGCGCATGATGGAAATCGTATGATCGAAAGAAAGAAAACGCGGCAGGTGAGCATCGGCGGCGTGACCGTCGGCGGCGACGCTCCCATTCGCATCCAGTCCATGTGCACGACGCACACGCGCGACGTGGAAGCGACAGTCGACCAGATCCACCAGCTGACGGAAGCCGGCTGCGAAATCGTCCGCGTGGCCTGTCCCACGGAAGAAGACGCGCGCGCGCTCGGCAAAATCCGCAGCCGCATCAAGATCCCGCTTGTCGCCGACATCCACTTCAATTACCGCTTCGCGCTGATCGCGCTCGACGAAGGCGTGGACAAATTGCGCCTGAACCCCGGCAACATCGGCAAGAAAGAACGTACGGTCGAGATCGTGCAGAAGGCGAAGGCCCGCAAAGTCCCGATCCGTATCGGCGTGAACGGCGGCTCGCTGGAAAAAGACCTGATGGAAAAATACGGGCCCACGCCCGAAGCGCTGGTCGAAAGCGCCAAGCGCCACGTCCAAATCCTCGAAGAACTCGATTTTCACGACATCATTCTCTCGCTCAAGGCTTCCGATGTTCCGACCATGGTCGCGACGTATCGTCTCGCCAGCCAGACGTTCGATTATCCGCTGCATCTGGGCGTGACCGAGGCCGGCACGCTGCTGCGCGGCAGCGTTTACAGCGCCATCGGCATCGGCATGCTGCTGCACGACGGCATCGGCGACACGATCCGCGTTTCGCTGACGGCCGAATCGGTCGAGGAGCTGAAAGTCGGCAAAATGATTTTGGAAGCGCTCAACATCCGCAAGGGCGTGCGCGTGATTTCCTGCCCGAGCTGCGGCCGCGCGGAAGTCGACGTGTTTAAGCTCGCGGCGCAGGTCGAAGACCGCGCCATGAAATTGAACGATCCCATGACGATCTCGGTGCTTGGCTGCGTCGTGAATGGCCCGGGCGAAGCTCATGAATCCGATTTCGGCGTGACCGGCGGCAAAGACAAGGGCATGATCTACATCGACGGCAAGCAGCATCGCGTGGTCGATGAAAATGCGCTGGTCGACGAACTTTTCAAGGAAATCGACGCCAAGAAGAACGCCCCTTCGAATACTGCAGACTCGACCGCCGCTCCCAAGGAATAATCCATGAGCTTCTTCGATTACGGGCCTCTCCAGGACATCGCGGAAAAAGTTGAAGCCGGAGAACAGCTTTCGTTCGAAGACGGCGTGCGGCTTTATCGCACCAACGATCTTCCGCTGCTCGGCAGCCTCGCGCAAACGGTACGCCGCCGCATCAACGGCAACCGCGTTTTCTACTCGATCAACCTCCACGTCAATCACACGAACGTCTGCACGCTGCGCTGCCTTTTCTGCGCGTTCGCGCGCCGTCCCGGCGAAGAGGGCGGCTATACCTTTTCCACGGACGAGATCCAGGACAAGGTCCGGCAGGGGATCGCGAAATGGCAGATCAATGAAGTCCACATCGTGGGCGGCCACAATCCCGATCTTGGCCTCGATTATTACGTGGACATGTTCCGCAAGATCCGCGAGGCCGCGCCTTCGATTTATATCAAGGCGCTGACGGCCCCGGAGATCGACGACCTGGCGCACCGTACCGGGCTTTCTTACCGCGACGTGCTCGCGCAGCTTCAGGCCGCGGGTCTGGACGGGCTTCCGGGCGGCGGCGCGGAAATCTTCCATCCGGTGACGCGGCGCAAGATCTGCCACGAAAAAATCGACGCGGATACGTGGCTGGCCATTCATGAAATAGCGCATGAGCTCGGCCTGCGGACGAACGCCACCATGCTTTACGGCCATATCGAGTCCGACGAAGACCGCGTCGACCACGTGCTTCGTCTCCGCGAACTGCAGGCCAAGACCAAGGGCTTTTATTCGTTTATCCCGCTGGCCTACAATTCAGACAACAACCCGCTCCAGAAACTGGGCGAGGCGGGCGGTTTCCTCGACGTGAAGGTTTATGCCGTGTCGCGGCTTCTCTTCGATAATATCCCGCACATCAAGGCGCACTGGATCACGACCGGTCTCAAGATGGGGCAGGTGGCGCTTTCCTTCGGGGTCGATGACCTGGGCGGGACCAACCTGAACGAAAAGATCGTCCACGACGCGGGTTCCGAAACGCCGGTCGACCTTTCCCAGGACGAGATGGTCCGCCTGATCCGTGACGCGGGCTACGAGCCGTGTCTCGTGGACAGTTCTTACCAGTTTGTCGGCTGATTCCGGCCCCATTTGCTAAAATGGCGGACGCCGAGCATACTTACAACAGCAGTGAACCCGCAGTTCAACCCCTGTTTTGAACATGAGAGACCACAGCCGGTACCAGCGTCAGATGATTCTGAAAGAAATTGGACGCGAGGGCCAGCGCCTTTTGGATCAGTCCTGCGTCGCCGTCGTCGGGCTCGGAGCCCTGGGATCGGTTTCCGCCA
Coding sequences within it:
- the ispG gene encoding flavodoxin-dependent (E)-4-hydroxy-3-methylbut-2-enyl-diphosphate synthase, producing MIERKKTRQVSIGGVTVGGDAPIRIQSMCTTHTRDVEATVDQIHQLTEAGCEIVRVACPTEEDARALGKIRSRIKIPLVADIHFNYRFALIALDEGVDKLRLNPGNIGKKERTVEIVQKAKARKVPIRIGVNGGSLEKDLMEKYGPTPEALVESAKRHVQILEELDFHDIILSLKASDVPTMVATYRLASQTFDYPLHLGVTEAGTLLRGSVYSAIGIGMLLHDGIGDTIRVSLTAESVEELKVGKMILEALNIRKGVRVISCPSCGRAEVDVFKLAAQVEDRAMKLNDPMTISVLGCVVNGPGEAHESDFGVTGGKDKGMIYIDGKQHRVVDENALVDELFKEIDAKKNAPSNTADSTAAPKE
- the mqnE gene encoding aminofutalosine synthase MqnE, with protein sequence MSFFDYGPLQDIAEKVEAGEQLSFEDGVRLYRTNDLPLLGSLAQTVRRRINGNRVFYSINLHVNHTNVCTLRCLFCAFARRPGEEGGYTFSTDEIQDKVRQGIAKWQINEVHIVGGHNPDLGLDYYVDMFRKIREAAPSIYIKALTAPEIDDLAHRTGLSYRDVLAQLQAAGLDGLPGGGAEIFHPVTRRKICHEKIDADTWLAIHEIAHELGLRTNATMLYGHIESDEDRVDHVLRLRELQAKTKGFYSFIPLAYNSDNNPLQKLGEAGGFLDVKVYAVSRLLFDNIPHIKAHWITTGLKMGQVALSFGVDDLGGTNLNEKIVHDAGSETPVDLSQDEMVRLIRDAGYEPCLVDSSYQFVG